The Edaphobacter sp. 12200R-103 genome contains a region encoding:
- a CDS encoding DUF6599 family protein: MVEIGQRVRALTRRVLWVCLAGATVSCWAQGAKTMLVEPPAPLLPQQVGDWVRQDGSVASDSDRDQTLPAIMNEDGLKHSEQAVYRLGSSGPNVKVTARQFVDATGAHAAYDYLKRPSSVYRGVGIGDETSQNGDRYLYRSGTSVVEAEGQHSPKVEALLNRIQVGLPKVGGPKGIAPGLPTLLPAKGLERDSVKYALGPVSYGAMGGVLPGSILGFDKAAEALTAKYMGRGKLTMLLYPTPEIAGGRLRAIEQEIHKEGKSAGTVVMRRAGNLLILTTGGWEMAEAKALVQSIHPRMEVTWNKPMPPEFHTEVRKTYSLLASIAIFCGFGALAAVVLGLSLGAGRAAIRVLQGKPAATEPEFLRIDLSGAPAPIRMEGQGNGAKG, from the coding sequence ATGGTGGAGATCGGGCAGAGAGTGCGGGCGCTAACGCGAAGGGTTTTGTGGGTCTGTCTTGCGGGCGCAACTGTCTCCTGCTGGGCCCAGGGTGCGAAGACGATGCTGGTAGAGCCCCCGGCTCCGCTGCTCCCGCAGCAGGTGGGCGACTGGGTTCGCCAGGATGGTAGCGTCGCGTCTGATTCAGACAGGGATCAGACGCTCCCCGCAATCATGAATGAGGATGGTCTGAAGCACAGTGAGCAGGCTGTCTATCGCCTGGGAAGTTCCGGGCCGAACGTAAAGGTGACGGCGCGTCAGTTTGTGGACGCAACGGGAGCGCACGCGGCCTACGACTATCTGAAGAGACCGTCCTCGGTTTATCGCGGCGTGGGGATCGGCGACGAAACCAGCCAGAACGGAGACCGCTACCTCTATCGCAGCGGGACCAGCGTGGTGGAGGCTGAAGGGCAGCACAGCCCGAAGGTCGAGGCGCTGCTGAACCGCATCCAGGTCGGCCTGCCCAAGGTCGGAGGGCCGAAAGGAATCGCACCGGGCCTCCCGACGTTACTGCCGGCGAAGGGGCTGGAGCGGGATTCGGTGAAGTACGCACTCGGCCCAGTGAGTTACGGCGCAATGGGCGGCGTGTTACCGGGATCGATCCTTGGCTTCGATAAAGCTGCCGAGGCTCTGACGGCAAAGTACATGGGCAGGGGCAAGCTGACGATGCTCCTTTATCCCACGCCAGAGATCGCCGGCGGCCGGCTGCGAGCCATTGAGCAGGAGATCCACAAGGAAGGCAAGTCAGCTGGAACGGTGGTAATGCGGCGTGCGGGGAATCTCCTGATCCTCACGACGGGGGGCTGGGAGATGGCGGAGGCGAAGGCGCTGGTGCAGAGCATCCATCCGCGCATGGAGGTGACATGGAATAAGCCGATGCCTCCGGAGTTCCACACAGAGGTTCGGAAGACCTATAGCCTGCTGGCCAGCATTGCCATCTTTTGTGGCTTCGGTGCACTGGCTGCCGTGGTTTTGGGGCTTTCTCTGGGAGCAGGCAGGGCGGCGATCCGTGTTCTGCAGGGCAAGCCTGCAGCGACCGAGCCGGAGTTTCTGCGGATCGATTTGAGCGGGGCGCCCGCGCCCATCCGAATGGAAGGGCAGGGCAACGGAGCCAAGGGTTGA
- a CDS encoding DUF5009 domain-containing protein yields the protein MASAQLGTQTAATTVQAPRVVSIDVFRGLTMILMIFVNELASVKGLPWWNYHAPGRVDAMTYVDMVFPAFLFILGMAIPLATERRLSKDPSHRRLWGHILLRSLSLLVLGLILANASAGDPALIHMPPSVWAILALLGAILFWMVYPQPETGKTLVKALRIAGLVLMIAMFAIFRRTLKDGGAAWISTSYPEILGLLGFAYLTSCLLYIPTRRWRWASFLWLIPLTTFCALCSAHWIEFPHRVGLYLWPFSNGSHTLIAMAGVATSTIFVGQQSRHWPTVRSRILAALAFAAVTLIAAYLLTPLGISKIRATPTWSLYCVGSSILLFTLLYWICDVQRHTRWAAFTRPAGANTLLTYLLPDLWYFAIRSLHITWFRTHFAWGMPGVLRAVVFTGFIIAIAAVLTRFRLRLQL from the coding sequence ATGGCCAGCGCTCAACTGGGCACCCAGACAGCAGCCACGACGGTCCAGGCTCCGCGCGTCGTCTCCATCGACGTCTTTCGCGGCCTCACCATGATCCTGATGATCTTCGTCAACGAGCTTGCGTCCGTGAAGGGCCTTCCCTGGTGGAACTATCACGCTCCTGGCCGGGTCGATGCCATGACCTACGTCGACATGGTCTTTCCGGCCTTCCTCTTCATCCTCGGCATGGCCATTCCACTCGCGACGGAGCGACGCCTCAGCAAAGACCCTTCCCACCGCCGGCTCTGGGGCCACATCCTCCTGCGCTCGCTCTCGCTGCTTGTCCTCGGCCTCATCCTCGCTAACGCCAGTGCCGGAGATCCTGCACTGATCCATATGCCTCCGAGCGTCTGGGCCATCCTGGCCCTGCTTGGAGCCATTCTCTTCTGGATGGTCTATCCGCAGCCCGAAACCGGCAAAACTCTAGTCAAAGCGCTCCGCATCGCTGGACTCGTGCTCATGATCGCGATGTTCGCCATCTTCCGGCGAACCCTCAAGGACGGCGGCGCCGCCTGGATCAGTACCTCGTATCCCGAGATTCTTGGTTTACTCGGATTCGCCTATCTCACCAGTTGTCTTCTCTACATTCCTACCCGCCGCTGGCGATGGGCGTCGTTCCTCTGGCTTATCCCGCTCACCACCTTCTGTGCTCTCTGCTCCGCTCACTGGATCGAATTTCCTCACCGCGTTGGCCTTTATCTCTGGCCTTTCAGCAATGGATCCCACACGCTGATCGCGATGGCAGGCGTAGCCACCTCGACTATCTTCGTCGGTCAACAAAGCCGCCACTGGCCCACCGTCCGCTCCAGGATACTGGCCGCACTCGCCTTTGCCGCAGTCACCCTTATCGCGGCATACCTGCTCACTCCACTCGGAATCTCAAAAATTCGCGCGACGCCCACCTGGAGCCTGTACTGCGTTGGGTCCAGCATCCTCCTCTTCACGCTGCTCTACTGGATCTGCGACGTTCAGCGCCACACTCGCTGGGCTGCCTTTACCCGTCCCGCAGGCGCAAATACCCTGCTCACCTATCTGCTCCCGGATCTGTGGTACTTCGCCATCCGGTCACTCCACATCACGTGGTTTCGAACCCACTTCGCCTGGGGAATGCCGGGTGTCCTTCGCGCCGTCGTCTTCACCGGCTTTATCATCGCGATTGCGGCAGTGCTCACACGGTTCAGGCTTAGGCTTCAGCTCTAG
- the mtgA gene encoding monofunctional biosynthetic peptidoglycan transglycosylase: protein MDPPTTAVQVERHVQAWIHATSYHKRYRFLPLEQISPNLQHAVIAAEDGRFYQHHGFDWQEIKIAASQDMEGGRTRGASTLTQQLVKNLFFGTGRSVLRKGAEATLVPVAELVLGKRRILELYLNIVEWGPGVYGADSACRYYYRVPARAVGREQAARLAAVLPAPLRRRPERMNNYSGVILRRMQQTGW, encoded by the coding sequence ATGGATCCTCCGACTACGGCGGTGCAGGTCGAGCGGCATGTGCAGGCGTGGATTCACGCAACTTCGTACCACAAGCGCTACCGCTTCCTTCCCCTGGAGCAGATCTCGCCAAACCTTCAGCACGCAGTGATTGCGGCGGAGGACGGGCGGTTTTATCAGCATCATGGGTTTGACTGGCAGGAGATTAAGATCGCTGCGTCACAAGATATGGAAGGCGGCCGGACCCGGGGAGCGTCGACCCTCACCCAGCAACTGGTGAAGAATCTCTTCTTCGGAACAGGCCGCTCGGTGCTGCGCAAAGGCGCAGAGGCCACGCTGGTTCCGGTGGCGGAACTCGTTCTGGGCAAGCGCCGCATTCTGGAGCTTTATCTGAACATCGTGGAGTGGGGACCGGGCGTGTATGGCGCGGATTCGGCTTGCCGGTACTACTACCGGGTCCCTGCGAGAGCGGTTGGCAGAGAGCAGGCCGCGCGGCTTGCTGCTGTTTTACCGGCTCCTTTGCGGCGAAGGCCGGAGCGGATGAACAACTACAGCGGAGTGATTTTGCGGAGGATGCAGCAGACGGGGTGGTGA
- the lepB gene encoding signal peptidase I produces MKTMESVEREESVKQTEQTETPLESLASIASVLAVGLFVMTFIFQNFEIPSASMEKTLLIGDHVLVDRVSLAPPTSWAPFTYYRNVRHGDIIVFLKPGEPDLFLVKRAIGLPGDHIHLRDGVVYVNGVAQKEPYAAMPSSEGDPQDAFNPYRDDFPSIPPDPMYQVTASWQYELPHHIQNGDLVVPPGKVFAMGDNRPDSLDSRYWGFVPRENIVGRPMFVYWSFETPADQIDKQSVSQRLAFMGHILIHIFDQTRWNRTFHIVR; encoded by the coding sequence ATGAAAACGATGGAATCTGTGGAACGAGAAGAATCGGTCAAGCAGACGGAGCAGACTGAGACTCCACTTGAATCGCTGGCGTCGATCGCGAGCGTACTTGCGGTCGGCCTCTTCGTGATGACCTTTATCTTTCAGAACTTCGAGATTCCCTCGGCTTCGATGGAGAAGACGCTGCTGATTGGCGACCATGTGCTGGTGGATCGTGTCTCGCTGGCGCCGCCCACCAGTTGGGCGCCTTTTACGTATTACCGCAATGTGCGCCACGGCGACATCATCGTCTTTCTGAAGCCCGGTGAGCCGGACCTCTTCCTGGTTAAGCGGGCGATCGGACTTCCCGGCGACCATATTCATCTGCGCGATGGCGTTGTCTACGTCAACGGGGTGGCCCAGAAGGAGCCCTACGCTGCCATGCCCTCGTCGGAGGGTGATCCGCAGGACGCATTCAACCCTTATCGAGACGACTTTCCCAGCATTCCGCCAGACCCGATGTATCAGGTAACGGCTTCATGGCAGTACGAGTTACCACATCACATCCAGAACGGAGACCTGGTGGTGCCTCCGGGCAAAGTCTTTGCCATGGGCGACAACCGGCCTGACTCGCTCGACAGCCGCTACTGGGGCTTTGTTCCGCGCGAAAACATTGTAGGGCGACCCATGTTTGTCTATTGGTCGTTTGAGACACCCGCCGACCAGATCGACAAACAGAGCGTCAGCCAGCGCCTGGCCTTTATGGGGCACATCCTGATCCATATCTTTGACCAGACGCGCTGGAACAGAACATTTCACATCGTTCGCTAA
- a CDS encoding FUSC family protein produces MSEAADIAAAIKVPSQSSEPSWLESLWGLLQSEMSSYPGRPLLVLRIVLACTTVMFAIVVFRIPGGVLGAYYPILISRDSFRSTRRSALWVATACTVGTAEVILGAMLFAGSPFLHLLWVWGTLFLAFYLVSSLKVYEAALALGLFFTNTITIWDQPVSADLRLRQTLFTLMVIFIGCGASVLIEYLLARTHPPDAVIGGIQERLDLTGSVLREYVEDPAGWKKQFHLVRRYSTRGTGTLRSFIIEAGYSFEQRQRLSTALALSGRLIDLTASLMETDEALTEADRKLCIAVSSNLSILSSNLSRREIPEWIDLDDRFETQAPILAEIERAVELLAESLSQAMWSNRGEAPPRPAPKPARTIFVPHASGQEGHLKFAIRGSLSAIACYMFYMSVGWVGLSASVATCILTALPITGAARHKQLLRFAGVVLGACALGFTAQMLILPQIDSILSYTLLFAGVTFLGAWIGTSSPRIAYAGVQIILAYELVNLNRFSINPSLVPARDTVLGIALGIGAMWLVFDHLWATSSVDSLRPMLSSTVRQIARLTESVPGAPAAPQRVRLEQQTSEIMRRFEKLRALIEASYFEAFPKAPPAGQLLERARDYLPQLRAALLIRTGLIHHQGVAASHCQPDLVVQVQQRSSVLLERIAQQIENNSFSSRTALEPTDQDLLDRLRSGFDLAREGEIDCDLTELRLCSSLLNVVHHLHGSR; encoded by the coding sequence ATGAGCGAGGCAGCCGACATCGCCGCGGCAATCAAAGTCCCATCCCAGTCCAGCGAGCCATCATGGCTGGAGTCACTCTGGGGCCTCCTCCAGTCGGAGATGAGCTCCTATCCCGGCCGTCCCCTGCTTGTGCTGCGCATCGTGCTCGCATGCACAACGGTGATGTTCGCGATCGTCGTCTTCCGCATTCCCGGAGGCGTACTTGGGGCCTATTATCCGATCCTCATCTCGCGCGACAGTTTCCGGTCCACGCGGCGCTCCGCTCTCTGGGTCGCCACTGCCTGCACCGTCGGAACCGCTGAAGTCATCCTCGGAGCAATGCTCTTTGCCGGTTCCCCCTTCCTTCACCTTCTCTGGGTCTGGGGAACCCTGTTTCTCGCCTTTTATCTCGTCAGCTCGCTCAAGGTCTATGAAGCCGCTCTCGCCCTCGGTCTCTTCTTCACCAACACAATTACCATCTGGGACCAGCCCGTCTCCGCCGACCTGCGGCTGCGCCAGACGCTCTTCACCCTGATGGTGATCTTCATCGGCTGCGGGGCATCTGTCCTCATCGAATACCTTCTCGCCCGCACTCACCCCCCCGACGCCGTCATCGGAGGCATTCAGGAGAGGCTCGATCTTACCGGCAGCGTTCTACGCGAATACGTCGAAGACCCGGCCGGCTGGAAGAAGCAGTTTCACCTCGTCCGGCGCTACTCCACCCGCGGCACCGGTACGCTCCGCAGCTTCATCATCGAAGCCGGCTACAGCTTCGAGCAGCGCCAGCGCCTGTCCACCGCCCTCGCGCTCTCCGGAAGACTCATCGACCTTACCGCCAGCCTGATGGAGACCGACGAGGCGCTTACGGAAGCTGACCGCAAACTCTGCATCGCCGTCAGCAGCAATCTCTCCATCCTCAGCAGCAATCTCTCCCGTCGCGAGATTCCCGAATGGATCGACCTGGACGATCGCTTCGAGACCCAGGCTCCTATCCTCGCCGAGATCGAACGGGCCGTCGAGCTGCTTGCAGAAAGCCTCTCACAGGCCATGTGGAGCAATCGCGGCGAAGCTCCTCCGCGTCCCGCGCCCAAACCTGCCAGAACAATCTTCGTTCCTCATGCTTCCGGCCAGGAAGGCCACTTAAAATTCGCCATCCGCGGCTCCCTGAGTGCCATTGCCTGCTACATGTTCTATATGAGCGTCGGCTGGGTCGGGCTCAGCGCATCGGTCGCCACCTGCATCCTTACAGCGTTGCCGATCACCGGTGCCGCCCGGCACAAACAGCTCCTGCGCTTCGCGGGCGTCGTTCTGGGCGCATGCGCCCTGGGCTTCACCGCCCAGATGCTCATCCTTCCCCAGATCGACTCCATCCTCAGCTATACCCTGCTCTTCGCCGGGGTCACCTTCCTCGGCGCATGGATCGGAACATCCAGCCCGCGCATCGCCTACGCCGGCGTTCAGATCATCCTTGCCTACGAACTGGTCAATCTCAACCGCTTCTCCATCAACCCCTCTCTCGTCCCTGCCCGCGATACCGTCCTTGGGATTGCACTCGGCATCGGGGCCATGTGGCTTGTCTTCGACCACCTCTGGGCTACCTCCTCGGTCGATTCCCTCCGCCCCATGCTCAGCTCAACCGTCCGTCAGATCGCCCGTCTGACCGAATCCGTCCCAGGCGCCCCCGCCGCGCCCCAGCGGGTACGGCTCGAACAACAGACCAGCGAGATCATGCGTCGCTTCGAGAAGCTTCGCGCTCTCATTGAGGCCTCCTACTTCGAAGCCTTTCCCAAGGCGCCCCCCGCCGGGCAGCTGCTCGAGCGCGCACGCGACTATCTACCCCAGCTGCGCGCTGCTCTGCTCATCCGAACCGGACTGATCCATCACCAGGGAGTCGCCGCCAGCCACTGCCAGCCGGACCTCGTTGTACAGGTCCAGCAACGATCTTCCGTGCTTTTAGAGAGGATCGCGCAGCAAATTGAGAACAACTCATTTTCTTCTCGCACCGCCCTCGAACCCACGGACCAGGATCTCCTCGATCGTCTACGGTCCGGGTTCGATCTTGCCCGGGAGGGCGAGATCGACTGCGATCTTACAGAGCTTCGCCTCTGCTCTTCCTTACTAAACGTAGTCCATCATCTGCACGGATCTCGTTAG
- a CDS encoding glycoside hydrolase family 28 protein has product MRFRIGLLGIVLAVAGAAGAQDTRRVMEPKIPRACTKLKAELRSVNNSIAEADETKLDTERIQKALDRCKPGRAVELTMSRGRDAFLTGPLEMRTGVTLLVDKGVTLFGSRDAALYEMKGEGAPTHLCGTIATGTLPAVFPAPQHPAPAHGGCRPLIGISNAKDVGIMGDGVIDGRGYAKILNKDYSWWQLARRAEPKNEHYFNPRMIVASHADGLVLYRITLHNSTNFHVSVNQTNGFTAWGVHLLTPTVRGTDARNTDGIDPGGSTNITVAHSWIDNGDDNIAIKTGVSHMSVIDNHFYSGHGMSIGSETYTGQRFVLVDGLTEDHTTSGIRIKSNVTRGGSVHDLTYRNICMRDVKNPIAISPYYTNQTTEPFEDPKYKGDRIPDYKAITLQNVTSTTDGDVLIAGLQGHTTQVTFDNVRVEDISPMQVHGHFATVTLGPGGTNIDFSGTDIKVVSPTAPKQVAPYSCEGKFVPMQ; this is encoded by the coding sequence ATGAGGTTTCGTATAGGCTTGCTTGGGATTGTTCTGGCGGTGGCGGGTGCAGCGGGAGCCCAGGATACTCGCAGAGTCATGGAGCCGAAGATCCCGCGTGCCTGTACAAAGCTGAAGGCCGAGTTGCGCTCTGTGAACAATAGCATCGCTGAAGCGGATGAGACGAAGCTGGATACGGAGAGAATTCAGAAGGCTCTGGACCGCTGCAAGCCGGGAAGAGCCGTTGAGCTGACGATGTCGCGAGGACGGGATGCGTTCCTGACCGGGCCGCTTGAGATGCGCACAGGCGTGACGCTGCTGGTGGACAAGGGCGTGACGCTGTTCGGCTCACGCGATGCCGCGCTATACGAGATGAAGGGTGAAGGAGCGCCAACGCATCTGTGCGGAACGATAGCGACAGGGACATTGCCTGCAGTGTTTCCTGCTCCGCAGCACCCTGCACCGGCGCACGGAGGATGCCGCCCGCTGATCGGCATCAGCAATGCGAAGGATGTCGGCATCATGGGCGATGGCGTGATCGACGGTCGCGGTTACGCGAAGATCCTGAACAAGGACTATAGCTGGTGGCAGCTGGCCCGCAGGGCGGAGCCGAAGAACGAGCACTACTTCAATCCGCGGATGATTGTGGCCTCGCATGCCGATGGCCTGGTGCTGTATCGGATTACGCTGCATAACTCGACGAACTTTCATGTGAGTGTGAATCAGACTAATGGTTTTACTGCCTGGGGAGTGCATCTGCTGACCCCGACAGTTCGCGGGACCGATGCGCGAAACACGGACGGGATCGATCCTGGTGGTTCGACGAACATTACAGTTGCGCACAGCTGGATCGATAACGGCGACGACAATATCGCCATCAAGACGGGTGTCTCGCACATGAGCGTGATCGACAACCACTTCTACTCGGGCCATGGGATGTCGATTGGAAGCGAGACATATACGGGACAGAGGTTTGTTCTGGTCGATGGCCTGACCGAGGACCACACAACGAGCGGTATCCGTATCAAGAGCAACGTCACTCGAGGCGGATCGGTCCACGATCTGACGTATCGGAACATCTGCATGCGGGATGTGAAGAACCCGATTGCGATCAGTCCTTATTACACGAACCAGACGACGGAGCCGTTTGAAGACCCGAAGTATAAGGGCGACCGGATTCCCGACTACAAGGCGATCACACTCCAGAATGTGACGAGTACGACGGACGGCGATGTTCTAATTGCTGGTCTGCAGGGGCATACGACGCAGGTGACGTTCGATAACGTCCGCGTGGAGGACATCTCGCCCATGCAGGTGCATGGCCATTTTGCGACGGTGACGCTGGGGCCGGGTGGAACCAATATCGACTTTAGCGGAACTGATATTAAGGTGGTGTCTCCTACGGCTCCGAAGCAGGTTGCTCCTTATAGCTGCGAGGGGAAGTTTGTTCCTATGCAGTGA
- a CDS encoding aminotransferase class V-fold PLP-dependent enzyme produces MAEKRIWSRREILKQTGFISAAGAAGAIAPGLEAVAAPLKDTKPGSLKAGQILTKDQVPFTDGDFSDNLYTRIGVRPLINCRGTITAISGSTSLPEVKQAMYNASLYHVRLDEMMEALGAEFAKLSGAEWGVATTGTAAATCLATVACIAGTDVEKSQALPYIKKKDQVVIPKTSRNPYDIGVRMCGVEIVEFSSPEELRQKISDRTAMMYILANPRWDNTPMSTKNLAAIAKEHGVPVFVDAAATELDLPNPHIEAGADLVAYSGGKNMRGPQSSGLLIGKKDLCKAAYFQGAPHHNYGRAMKISKEEAMGLLAAVQMWRKRDHEAEQKMWMGWAQSIADRMQGLPSVKATAHPATPKGTIDRSPGVRISWDANVVGITGTEMVKLLDEGTPRIVLGGTGTRPDHMESSVSINVYIMTPAEIKIVADTIYKHLKNPPHFENPVVPTGTPASVAGTWAVTIHYLRGTGEQQFVLKQDGNTVTGDQHGEIYNTTMSGEVHANEIALTSVLPVTGYPLTCHFTGKVDGNRMSGTVTLAEYGTVEWEAVRA; encoded by the coding sequence ATGGCGGAAAAGAGGATCTGGTCGCGCCGTGAAATTTTGAAGCAAACGGGATTCATCTCAGCAGCAGGGGCGGCGGGTGCAATCGCTCCAGGCTTGGAAGCAGTGGCTGCTCCTTTAAAGGATACGAAGCCCGGTTCTCTGAAGGCCGGACAGATCCTGACAAAGGACCAGGTTCCGTTTACCGATGGCGATTTCTCTGACAACCTGTACACGCGCATCGGCGTACGGCCGCTGATCAACTGTCGTGGAACCATTACGGCCATCAGCGGATCGACCTCGCTGCCCGAGGTCAAGCAGGCTATGTACAACGCCTCGCTCTATCATGTTCGCCTGGACGAGATGATGGAGGCGCTCGGTGCCGAGTTTGCCAAACTGAGCGGAGCGGAGTGGGGTGTCGCCACCACCGGAACAGCGGCTGCGACCTGTCTTGCGACCGTGGCCTGCATCGCGGGAACGGACGTAGAAAAATCCCAGGCCCTTCCTTATATCAAGAAGAAGGACCAGGTCGTCATTCCCAAGACCTCGCGCAACCCCTATGACATCGGAGTACGGATGTGCGGGGTCGAGATAGTGGAGTTCTCCTCCCCTGAGGAACTGCGACAGAAGATCAGCGATCGCACGGCGATGATGTATATCCTCGCCAATCCCAGGTGGGACAACACCCCCATGAGTACAAAGAACCTGGCGGCGATTGCCAAAGAACATGGGGTTCCGGTCTTTGTGGATGCGGCAGCGACGGAGTTGGATCTCCCGAACCCGCATATCGAGGCAGGCGCGGACCTGGTGGCGTACTCCGGCGGCAAGAACATGCGTGGACCGCAGTCCTCCGGTCTGCTGATCGGAAAGAAAGACCTGTGCAAGGCGGCCTACTTCCAGGGAGCGCCGCACCATAACTATGGCCGCGCCATGAAGATCAGCAAGGAAGAGGCGATGGGCCTGCTGGCCGCCGTGCAGATGTGGCGCAAGCGCGATCACGAGGCCGAGCAGAAGATGTGGATGGGCTGGGCACAGTCCATCGCGGATCGTATGCAGGGCCTGCCTTCCGTGAAGGCGACGGCCCATCCCGCGACTCCGAAAGGGACGATCGATCGCAGTCCGGGCGTGCGCATCTCCTGGGATGCCAACGTCGTCGGCATCACCGGAACCGAGATGGTCAAGCTGCTGGACGAGGGAACTCCCCGCATCGTGCTGGGAGGGACGGGGACTCGTCCGGACCACATGGAGAGCTCGGTCTCGATCAACGTCTATATCATGACCCCGGCCGAGATAAAGATCGTCGCGGACACAATCTACAAGCACCTCAAGAATCCGCCGCACTTTGAGAACCCGGTCGTCCCGACGGGAACCCCTGCATCCGTGGCGGGAACCTGGGCGGTCACGATCCATTACCTGCGCGGCACGGGCGAACAGCAGTTTGTCCTGAAGCAGGATGGCAACACCGTCACCGGCGATCAGCATGGCGAGATTTACAACACGACCATGTCGGGAGAGGTCCATGCCAACGAAATTGCGCTAACCAGCGTACTGCCGGTTACCGGTTACCCGCTGACCTGCCACTTTACGGGCAAGGTAGACGGCAATCGAATGTCGGGAACAGTGACTCTGGCCGAATATGGCACGGTAGAGTGGGAGGCTGTGCGGGCGTAG
- a CDS encoding glycoside hydrolase family 18 protein — protein MRVSAAPFSRALLALIAFVAMPVLSSSADPVASAPAVSASREIIAYVFPQNRVLAPDEINVRRLTRINYAFANIKDGQIVEGFSHDAENFAILNEAKRTNPSLKILVSVGGWTWSGGFSDAALTPRSRERFILSAVRFIERYKLDGLDIDWEYPGQPGAGNTFRPEDKHNFTLLLAELRLRFDKEQTRLHRRLYTSIATGASSKFLLNTEMDKVQRYVDTVNLMTYDFYVGGPATGHDAPLFHNPADPKNVSADRSVTEYEQAGVPASKIVLGLPFYGRSWGEVENRNNGLFQPGRAARGVHFSYPELPNLIATGFIRHWDSAAAAPYLYNPRTKVFVTYEDPQSIAEKCKYVTAHKLRGIMFWEYSNDTTGILLEAVHGGLTPPPPASSAGN, from the coding sequence ATGCGTGTCTCTGCTGCACCGTTCTCCAGGGCGCTTCTCGCTCTCATCGCGTTTGTTGCTATGCCCGTACTCTCTTCCTCAGCCGACCCCGTCGCCTCCGCTCCAGCGGTCTCCGCCTCGCGCGAAATCATCGCCTATGTCTTTCCGCAGAACCGCGTCCTCGCCCCTGACGAGATCAACGTCCGGCGTCTGACGCGCATCAACTACGCCTTCGCCAATATTAAGGACGGTCAGATCGTCGAGGGCTTCTCACACGACGCCGAAAACTTCGCCATCTTAAATGAGGCCAAGCGCACGAATCCCTCTCTGAAGATCCTCGTCTCCGTCGGCGGCTGGACCTGGTCCGGAGGATTCTCCGACGCTGCCCTCACTCCTCGTTCCCGCGAACGCTTCATCCTGAGTGCTGTTCGCTTCATCGAGCGCTACAAGCTCGACGGCCTCGACATCGACTGGGAATATCCAGGCCAGCCCGGCGCCGGAAACACCTTCCGCCCCGAAGACAAACACAACTTTACTCTGCTGCTCGCCGAGCTGCGCCTGCGTTTCGATAAGGAACAGACCAGGCTCCATCGCCGCCTCTATACCTCCATCGCGACCGGCGCCTCTTCAAAATTCCTCCTTAATACCGAGATGGACAAGGTGCAGCGCTATGTCGACACCGTCAACCTGATGACCTATGACTTCTACGTCGGCGGTCCGGCGACCGGACACGACGCTCCTCTCTTCCACAATCCCGCCGATCCCAAAAATGTCTCCGCCGACCGCTCTGTTACCGAGTACGAACAGGCCGGTGTGCCCGCCAGCAAGATCGTTCTCGGACTTCCCTTCTACGGTCGAAGCTGGGGTGAGGTCGAAAACCGCAACAACGGCCTCTTTCAGCCTGGAAGGGCTGCACGTGGCGTGCACTTCTCCTACCCGGAACTTCCGAACCTGATCGCCACCGGGTTTATCCGTCACTGGGACTCAGCAGCAGCCGCACCCTATCTCTACAATCCACGAACCAAGGTCTTCGTCACCTATGAGGACCCGCAATCGATCGCGGAGAAGTGCAAGTACGTCACTGCCCATAAACTCCGAGGCATCATGTTCTGGGAGTACTCCAACGACACCACCGGCATCCTGCTCGAAGCCGTTCACGGCGGCCTGACCCCACCGCCTCCCGCCAGCTCAGCCGGAAATTAA